The Malassezia restricta chromosome I, complete sequence genome contains the following window.
TGACGTAGCCCGTGGCTTGGGCGCAGCGAGCACACCGGTGTGGAGGTCGTGAGGCGGTGCAGACTTGCCCAACTGGCGGTGCAAACACCGCAGAGTGTGGGGACGACGAATAGCACAAACTCAGGAGCTGCATTTTTTTTTACGCCCAATTGTGATGCTTCGATTATGATTGGCTCATAATGGGCTTACGGTCATTGTCTTGTAAGCGCAAAAACACGCATATCTTTTTTGGGCTAGCATAGACTTTACACCTCAGGTACAGGCCCAGTGTGTGTGCAGCAGGTTGTAAACGTCAGAACAGAGCAAGAGCAGTAAGGAAAACAATGCACATATCCTTTAGCCAATCAAATATCCATAAACATATATCTCCACAAGCCATTGTGATATATAAGATTATAGCCTAACGCATGTACACCCTGCCCGTGCAGGAAAATACATATGATGGCGATAGGTGCATATATTCAACCAATAGTATGCGCCTTGCACCAAGGGTTGGTCTCGATCGTAAAACCGTCAAGAACTGTATATAGGCATTCGCAGCCCTAGTCTATCAACACCACATACCTGACCCCATCCACCCCTGTGCGCTAGTCGCCAAACGTCACCGCTAAACTCACTTTCCAACCTCAAGAAACTCACGCACATAACGTTTCAAGTTATTGAGTATGTCTCGCTTCTTCAAGTTTGCTTTCTCTGCCATTTTTGCGCTGGTCGCATTTGTCGCTGTTGCTCGTGCTGGTGAAGAATTTTACGACGAGGACGGCAATGAGTTCAAGGTATTCGACTCTGGTGTTGGTGATGATGACTGGCGAGAGGAGCATGACAAGCGCTCTTTCGACGTTCGTGGCAAGTCAAGTTTCGGCATGTCCCGTCGCCACCAGAAGTACAAGTCGGTTCTTTTCACTCACGGTCCCGAGAAGTTTGAGAACATTTGGTCGGACAACGTCAAGATCACCTGGTATGCTTCGAACGACTTGAAGCAGCCTGCTTGCTGTGAAACTGGATGGGACCCCGAGAACCACCACCACATCGGCGCTGTGATGAAGGGTTGGAAAAACGGCCCGTCTTGCGGTGATTTCGTCCGTCTTTGCAACGAAAAGACGAACAAGTGCACGAAGGTCCGTATCGTGGATGAGTGCGCTGGTTGCAAGGAAAACCATGTCGACCTCACGAAGAGTGCCTTCAAGCGTCTGGCTACAACGGGCACTCTTGATGAGGGTGTTACGACTGGTCTCAAGATGTTCTCGAGTCGCATGCCCAACCCATGGGACCTTGCTCTCTTCGGCCCTGTCAAGCTCAAGATCTAAGGGTCTTGTGTTCTGCCGACACATGGAATACCAAAAAAAACTTGTCTATAATGCCGGGCGCATACTATGGTCTTTATGTTTGGTCAAGGGAAATGGATGGACGGTGAAACGATTTTTTTTCTGTTTCTGTTGGATGCGCAGAGCGCGCCTTCAGACCTTTCTTCACTTCGGTCATCTTTGTTTTCGAACAATGTTGTCCTGATGCCTTTTTCTTATTTATGTCGAGGTTGAATGTTCTCGGTTGCTGGTCGATCGGTCATCACTTTTGTTATAGATCATGAATTTAATCCTTTGTTTCAAATCGAGGGACGGGGCACAGTGGTGGCGCCTTGGGCCGTTTTTAGGTCTCGTGACGAGTGGAGGGGGCACTGGTGGGTGTCTATTCGCCTTGCACGAAACGCCCAGCTTGACGAGGTGCTGTAGCGTTCGTGTGTTTCTTCTTCAAGGCTGCAAAGTTGTGGAACTTGCCTTTCGTATATACTGCCTCATTACTTTGATAGCCCTGGTGTCGGGCCATTTTTTCATTGCCAAGCCCGTCTCTTCTCCCTGGCCCCTTGACACCAACGTCTCAACATGGATCCCACTTCGAATGTGTCTACCACAGGGACTTTAGCGTCTCCTGCCCAAACAAGCCCAACTACCAACTCGGGAGTAGCTCATCGGCGTGGCATTAAACCGGTGATTACGCCACTGAATGTGCCGGATGTAAATCCTTCTTCTAATGTGCCCACACTCCGCGATATGGTGTCCATGTACGGCTGGGAGCCGACGGAATGGGATCGGTGGTCTACGGATTTGGGGAAATCTCTTCATACAAACCAGAATCGCCCTGTTCTCTTGGGCATGGTGAACTTTGGTAATTCATGTTATGCCAACTCAGTGCTTCAAGCTCTGTATCACTGCCAGCCCTTCCGTGACGCTGTCATGTCGATCGATAAAATGCCGCTGCATTCACCCTTACCTTCAAGCCATCTCACATCAGCTTCATGCATGAAAGATGCCCTTACCAGTCTCTTTCATTCCATGGCACTGTCATCCGTGCGTCTCTCAACCCAAGACAAGCACATTGCCCGACGTGACCCTGGACCGCTGATCATAGCTGGAAGTGTCGACCAAGATGTCCTTAAGGCTTTCTTAATGACATTGCATCAAAACTGCAATCTGTTCGACAGCACTATGCATCATGATGCACATGAATTCCTCAACTTTATTTTGAATCAGGTGTGTGAAGACATGATCGAcaagcgccagcgtcgcgccTATAAGGCCAGGGAGCAATCATTTACGCCTCTCACGGCGTGCTTTAACAGTCCGACGATCAGCCAACGCACTTATATCCACCATCTTTTCCAAGGCATACTCACGAACGAAACGCGCTGTCTGTCATGCGAGACTATCACAAACCGCGACGAGGAATTCTTCGATTTGTCCATCAATGTGGAACACAACACATCAGTAGCTTCGAGCTTGCGGCTTTTCTCTGAGCGCGAGATGCTTTCTGGGCGAAACAAGTTCTTTTGCGATACATGCTCCAGCCTTCAAGAAGCAGAAAAGCGCATGAAAATCAAACAGCCACCGAATATTCTTGCTTTGCATCTAAAGCGATTCAAATGGAGTGAATCAAATAATGTCTATGTCAAGCACGCCAGTCGTGTCGTATTTCCGTTAGACCTGCGCCTTTTTAATACCACAGACCAGACGAGTCAACCGGATCAACTCTATGAGCTGTCAGCTATTGTGGTGCATATTGGATCGGGTGCACACCAGGGTCACTATGTATCTATTGTGAGAATTGGCACGCGTTGGGCGATATTtgatgacgaagacgtTTCCTTCATACGCGAATCTGACATATCCAAGTACTTCGGCGATGCCCCTGAAATCGGTAGTGCCTATGTTCTTTTTTACCAAGCCGTGGACGAAGCACCCTTGCCGAAAACTATCCCCCAACCTTCAGTAACGACAAACTTCTCATCGCCTACCGTGAAAGTCGATTCGATGCCGACTTCAAAGCCCATAACTCCACCGAATCTCCCCAAGGTTCTGAGCGCTCAGACAAGCGCCACTGCCCAGCCTGTACCGACTATCGTTATCGATCCTTTACAAAGGCCTGGTAATGGACAGCCTCCCTCAAGCCCTCAGATCGCGAATGGTGCGGCGCGACCTGCGTTGTCCAAGCCCGA
Protein-coding sequences here:
- a CDS encoding ubiquitin carboxyl-terminal hydrolase 12/46 yields the protein MDPTSNVSTTGTLASPAQTSPTTNSGVAHRRGIKPVITPLNVPDVNPSSNVPTLRDMVSMYGWEPTEWDRWSTDLGKSLHTNQNRPVLLGMVNFGNSCYANSVLQALYHCQPFRDAVMSIDKMPLHSPLPSSHLTSASCMKDALTSLFHSMALSSVRLSTQDKHIARRDPGPLIIAGSVDQDVLKAFLMTLHQNCNLFDSTMHHDAHEFLNFILNQVCEDMIDKRQRRAYKAREQSFTPLTACFNSPTISQRTYIHHLFQGILTNETRCLSCETITNRDEEFFDLSINVEHNTSVASSLRLFSEREMLSGRNKFFCDTCSSLQEAEKRMKIKQPPNILALHLKRFKWSESNNVYVKHASRVVFPLDLRLFNTTDQTSQPDQLYELSAIVVHIGSGAHQGHYVSIVRIGTRWAIFDDEDVSFIRESDISKYFGDAPEIGSAYVLFYQAVDEAPLPKTIPQPSVTTNFSSPTVKVDSMPTSKPITPPNLPKVLSAQTSATAQPVPTIVIDPLQRPGNGQPPSSPQIANGAARPALSKPESLPSTPPSEPVPPSSSQGMSPNVNASHRHALTVDSSRERRESNRKSWLGFSKLGRMLS